One Bacteroidota bacterium genomic region harbors:
- a CDS encoding PAS domain S-box protein: MLTAVYPPYVIQDSTGFSGFDVDLLKLVCQLNNWTYEIRTVPFPTLLPLLAADSADLAIGAIYYTREREKEGTPFSAYYHETGLVAISRPGVELSTYRDLPDFRVAVKTGATGEGFIRAIIRDRGLNIPLLSHSSTDTCLKWVSEGKADLTLNDVQNSLYLISNNYTGKLLVNTGIASSGILLRYPLGFPMSPSFAAEHGEALNSAIDQLDESGLLESIRKRWLPAIQPAGVSYWWLLVWLPVVILIIWAVFVYVQRRTTARLRRESAKLSAAVDQTTIQILILRRTGEIELSNPAFRSAAGPGDWTGKVCPYLTGPFMDPDTRERLLNRALNGEVIRQTVSASYREKASVHIEVQLSPVRSNGDDITHVVVFARDITGIVQTEDALRQAEERYRHFLKQSADGILIVNPSSGLIEEANRTAAQILGYTDTELMMLKLDQLIGSDRIAQLNRQVNETGKAWGEYDLVHHIGYPVHCDVRVTSVELQTQTVWVVTLRDISERKSVEEALRSSESLYRTLFGQSPLGIFSTDSRGMITNVNPRLVELLRLADPSVLLGKWISDIPYITRNGLDERYNEVLTQLKPVVAATTSRLTESTILNLRIRISPLMNPDGSCAGSLSVIEDETDNHRTIRALSLSEERFRTLVESIPAPVMISRMTDGMIIYGNDYTGGAIDTPVSAFVGQPITAFYANPSERSALIAMLQEKGKLDGYEFRARMPDGREVDILLSVSMIRFDDSSCFLSILTDITGRKQAELKLKTSEEQYRSIVENMSEGIFQVSEKGQFLSVNGAMCSILGYQRQDLLALNYSTGFFYHSRDLITVMRHATTPGERRFVEVELRHQNGSPVAVQLKPRAIRDESGRLLYYEVLVIDVSDLKASENEKRKLEEQLIQSQRLESLGTLAGGIAHDFNNVLSMILMASESMKILAGDDEKLNRYADIVASSAERGAAIARQLLLFARDETIDLQPVNLLYIIREVTELLSHSFPKSIRLTADFGTRSGIILGNAGQIQQVLMNLCINSRDAIQQVNEENPQGVVSIHLNERNGEELAAFLPGVVTGTWLELEIRDNGSGMDSVTLQRIFEPFFTTKSRGKGTGLGLSIVHGIIRAHQGHIRVESVPGSGTSFFVYLPNLKTRELMDNPSAGFDHPDLKGTVLVVDDEELIRETLHEILRSTGFQVLLAPNGMEALELYREKGSQIDLVITDMGMPQMNGGELFKRLKELKPDIRVIFCTGYMEQASKSDLLKRGACDVIYKPFKVQELLASISTVLKS, translated from the coding sequence GTGCTCACAGCGGTATATCCTCCTTATGTGATTCAGGATTCGACGGGTTTCTCTGGTTTCGACGTGGATCTGCTGAAACTGGTCTGCCAGCTCAACAACTGGACGTATGAGATCCGGACGGTCCCCTTCCCAACACTGCTTCCATTGCTGGCGGCTGACTCTGCTGATCTGGCGATCGGTGCCATCTATTATACAAGAGAACGTGAAAAAGAGGGAACTCCGTTCTCGGCTTATTATCATGAAACCGGGTTGGTAGCCATTTCCAGGCCCGGTGTCGAACTTTCCACTTACCGCGATTTGCCAGACTTCAGGGTGGCGGTAAAAACGGGTGCAACCGGTGAAGGATTCATCCGAGCCATCATCCGGGACCGCGGCCTGAACATTCCGCTGCTTTCCCATTCGTCAACGGACACCTGTCTGAAATGGGTTTCTGAAGGGAAAGCCGATCTGACGCTCAATGATGTGCAGAATTCCCTGTACCTGATCTCAAACAACTATACCGGAAAACTGCTGGTAAACACCGGCATTGCCTCTTCGGGAATTTTGCTTCGCTACCCGTTGGGATTTCCCATGAGCCCCTCATTTGCGGCTGAACATGGTGAGGCTCTGAATTCAGCCATTGATCAGCTGGATGAGTCCGGACTGCTGGAATCCATCAGAAAACGCTGGCTGCCAGCCATTCAGCCGGCAGGCGTTTCTTATTGGTGGCTGCTGGTGTGGCTACCGGTGGTGATCCTGATCATCTGGGCTGTGTTCGTTTATGTTCAGCGCCGGACCACGGCCCGTCTGAGAAGGGAATCGGCTAAACTTTCCGCAGCCGTTGATCAGACCACCATTCAGATCCTGATTCTTCGCCGGACCGGTGAAATTGAATTGTCCAATCCGGCTTTCCGGTCAGCGGCCGGCCCCGGTGACTGGACGGGCAAGGTCTGCCCGTACCTGACCGGACCCTTCATGGATCCCGACACACGTGAGCGTCTGCTGAACCGGGCGCTTAACGGAGAGGTGATCCGCCAGACCGTATCAGCTTCCTATCGTGAAAAGGCTTCTGTTCACATCGAGGTACAACTGTCACCCGTCCGGTCCAATGGTGACGACATCACACATGTGGTGGTTTTTGCCCGCGACATCACCGGCATTGTACAGACCGAAGATGCACTCAGACAGGCAGAAGAACGTTACCGTCATTTTCTGAAACAATCTGCCGATGGAATCCTGATTGTGAATCCGTCATCCGGACTGATTGAGGAAGCGAACCGGACTGCCGCTCAGATTCTCGGGTACACCGACACAGAATTGATGATGCTGAAACTGGATCAGCTGATTGGCTCCGACCGGATTGCCCAGCTGAACCGTCAGGTGAATGAAACGGGCAAGGCCTGGGGGGAATATGACCTGGTTCACCACATTGGTTACCCTGTCCATTGCGATGTTCGGGTTACCTCGGTGGAACTGCAAACCCAGACCGTCTGGGTGGTGACGCTGAGGGATATTTCTGAACGCAAATCGGTGGAAGAAGCGCTGAGAAGCAGTGAAAGCCTGTACCGCACCCTGTTCGGTCAGTCACCCTTGGGCATTTTCTCAACCGATTCCCGTGGAATGATCACCAACGTGAATCCGCGGCTGGTCGAATTGCTCCGGTTGGCTGATCCGTCGGTGCTATTGGGAAAATGGATTTCGGATATTCCCTATATCACCCGAAATGGATTGGATGAGCGTTATAACGAGGTCTTAACCCAGTTAAAGCCTGTGGTGGCTGCGACTACCTCCCGACTCACTGAATCCACTATTCTGAATTTACGGATCCGGATTTCGCCCCTGATGAATCCGGATGGATCCTGTGCAGGGTCCCTGTCGGTCATTGAAGACGAAACCGACAACCACCGCACCATCCGCGCACTCAGTCTCAGTGAAGAACGATTCCGCACACTGGTGGAATCCATTCCGGCACCCGTCATGATTTCCAGAATGACCGATGGAATGATCATTTACGGGAATGATTACACCGGAGGGGCCATTGATACACCGGTGTCGGCCTTTGTCGGGCAGCCAATCACCGCCTTTTATGCCAATCCATCCGAACGGAGTGCCCTGATTGCCATGCTGCAGGAAAAAGGGAAGCTGGATGGATATGAATTCCGGGCCCGCATGCCCGATGGCCGGGAAGTGGACATATTGCTGTCTGTTTCCATGATCCGGTTTGATGATTCTTCGTGTTTCCTGTCGATACTGACCGACATCACCGGCCGGAAACAAGCCGAGTTAAAATTGAAGACAAGCGAGGAACAATACCGGTCCATCGTTGAAAACATGTCTGAAGGTATTTTTCAGGTATCCGAAAAAGGACAATTCCTATCGGTCAATGGTGCCATGTGTTCGATACTTGGCTATCAGCGTCAGGATTTGCTTGCATTAAATTATTCCACCGGTTTTTTCTATCATTCACGTGACCTGATCACCGTCATGAGGCATGCGACCACTCCTGGCGAACGGCGTTTTGTCGAGGTGGAGTTGCGTCATCAGAATGGTTCTCCCGTCGCCGTCCAGCTGAAACCACGGGCCATCAGGGATGAGAGCGGCCGGTTGCTGTATTATGAAGTGCTGGTGATTGATGTGTCGGATCTGAAGGCTTCCGAGAATGAAAAACGGAAACTGGAAGAGCAACTCATCCAGAGTCAGCGTCTGGAATCACTGGGAACCCTTGCCGGCGGAATTGCCCATGATTTTAACAATGTGCTTTCCATGATTCTGATGGCATCGGAATCGATGAAGATTCTGGCTGGTGATGATGAAAAACTGAACCGGTATGCCGATATCGTGGCTTCCTCGGCTGAACGGGGAGCCGCCATTGCCCGTCAGTTGCTGCTTTTTGCCCGCGATGAAACCATCGATCTGCAACCGGTGAATCTGTTGTATATCATCCGGGAAGTCACTGAACTGCTCTCACACAGTTTCCCGAAATCCATCCGTCTCACTGCCGATTTCGGCACCCGTTCAGGTATTATTCTCGGCAATGCCGGACAGATTCAGCAGGTTCTCATGAATCTGTGCATCAACAGCCGCGATGCGATTCAGCAGGTCAATGAAGAAAATCCCCAGGGCGTGGTTTCGATTCATCTGAATGAACGGAACGGGGAGGAACTGGCTGCCTTTCTTCCCGGTGTGGTCACCGGAACCTGGCTGGAGCTGGAAATCCGCGACAATGGATCCGGAATGGATTCTGTGACCCTTCAGCGGATTTTTGAGCCCTTCTTCACCACCAAAAGCCGGGGAAAGGGGACGGGGCTCGGACTATCGATTGTACATGGTATTATCCGTGCGCATCAGGGTCATATCCGGGTAGAATCGGTTCCGGGATCGGGCACCTCTTTCTTTGTTTACCTTCCAAATCTGAAAACCCGCGAACTGATGGACAATCCCTCAGCAGGTTTTGATCACCCGGATCTGAAAGGGACGGTTCTGGTGGTGGATGATGAGGAACTGATCAGGGAAACCCTGCACGAAATCCTTCGTTCAACCGGATTTCAGGTCCTGCTTGCACCGAACGGCATGGAGGCGCTGGAACTCTATCGGGAAAAAGGCAGTCAGATCGATCTGGTCATCACCGATATGGGTATGCCACAGATGAACGGTGGCGAATTATTCAAGCGTCTGAAAGAATTGAAACCCGACATACGGGTGATTTTCTGTACCGGCTATATGGAGCAGGCTTCCAAATCGGATCTTCTGAAAAGAGGGGCCTGTGACGTGATTTATAAGCCGTTTAAAGTACAGGAACTGCTGGCTTCCATTTCAACCGTTCTGAAGTCCTAA